TAGCAAATTCAGGAACAATTGGAAATCCGTTTGCATTTGTTTGGTACCAATCTTCGTGCAACCATCGTCCCATTTCATAAAAATAACGCAAAGCATGAACCGCTTCTTTTGGTTTAAATCCCGCTTGTTGTCCTACATGATCCGTCATTGGTGAATCGGGGACATACGGCAAGTTCACATGAGCTTGCAAGGAATCACCTAAACGCTCCAAAAACTGTCGCCCGAATTTTGGATCACGGGTACGGAACATCATTTCTTCTCCACCTTCCATCATGATTAATGAAGGATGATTTCTACGAGCCACAACGACCTTCACTCCTTCGTTAAAAATTTCAGCTAAGTTTTTCTCATCCGATGGAATATTACCTGTTCCTAGCGGAATGATGTCTTGCCAAACGGTCATACCCATTTCATCACAATATCGATAAAACTCAGGAATTTCTGGAGGATGCCATCCGAAAATCCGAATGTTATTCATATTCATTTCTTTAGCCAAACGAATCAACTCTTTGTAATCGCTTATTTCTGTGCGACCCACAAAAATATTTGGCGGTCCACCCCAACAAGCCGAACGAATGAAATGAAACTTTCCATTTATATAAGTCGAACGCGGAAAACTAACATCGACATCCTTTACAAAACCAGGATTCCATTTGGAAGTCACCTCACGAATGCCAAAAGTAGTTTCGTTAACATCCTGATTTAGTTTACCATCTTTAATGGCTATTTTTGCGATATATAAATTTTGATCTCCTAAATCCCAAGGCCACCATAACTTAGCATCCTTTAGATGTATTTTTTGAATTACTTTATGCGTTCCAGGGGAAATCGTTTTTTTTAAAACAACTTTCTCTTCCTTCATTTTAAAGTTTTTACCATTCAGCACTGCTTCAAAAGAACATTCTTTGGCTACTGGATTGGTATTTTCCACCGTAATTTCAAGACTTACATCTGCTGAGCCATCTTTATTAATTTTATTATTGGCATACACATCTTTAAAACGAATCTTACCCGTACGTATCAATTTTACGGGCCCTACAATTCCGATTGGAGTAATATCTCTCCAATAATCGCCAAACCAAGGTGTTTTTTTACCCGCTACAAAAGCATTCACTTGAGGAGGTGTATCCAGTTTTACGACCAACATATTTCGTCCTTTGAGGAAATCCCATTTATGAATTCTTAAGTAGTCGTTGACATTGAAAGAAAATGGAGAAAATACCCCTTCATGCTTTCCTAAGTAATGACCATTTAGCCAGACTTCACAACTGTAATCAACACTTTCAAAAACAAGATCTACCATCTGGTTTTCGATACCTTCTGTTATACTGAATTGCAAAGCATACCACCACTCATATTGTTGTACCCATTGGGCTTTGACACTATTTCTTCCAAAATGCGGATCCTCAATTACTCCTGCTTTCCATAAATCAGTATAGACATCTCCTGGCACTTTGGCGTTGTTCCATACTAAGGTTTCAATATCTTCTGCAGGTAACTTATGAAGCCCTTTTTTCACACCTTCACCGGGTGCCATCATTTTAAATCGCCATTTATAACCACTTAAATCAAGCATTTGCTGACTTGAATCTTCAAGTGACAAAGTCGTATTGGGTTGTGCGTAACTGCCTAAAATCCAAAATAAACTTATAAAAAAAGTAATACATTTCACTAACTTTCTTTCCATTGCTTTACAGTATTAAAACAAATTCATAAAACTGATTTTCAAAAAAAGAGATAAAAACACTTCGTTTTGAATATCAAAATCTGTTAATTACATTGATGATTGCTTCTCTTAAATTATGCTACGCCATTTCCAAAAGCAACAATCACAATTCCGATTACCATACAAGCCAAACCCACATACAAAAAATTTCTCGCTTTGTCTGAGGCATTACGCCACTCTCCTGTTACAATACCACTCATAATAGCGGTAACCACACATGAGGTATTGAATATGGCATAACCAACAGTATTCCCGCTACTTCCTAATTTAAAAGCGGCATACGCAAACAATGCTGAAGCTGCATAGTGAAAAACAGCCATTACTAAAATTAATATGAAGTTTTGAGAGAAAGCAGGAGTTTTAAAATTTACCCACGCTTTTTTAGTAGACAATTGTCCGATAAAATAAGCGGTCATTACTACACCTCCACTAATGAAAATGGGAAACATTACTGCAACAGCGGTAATCCATTCGGCATTTCCATGTGCTTGACAAGCTTCATGTAAATAAGGTCTTCCGACAGCATTGGCATAACTAAATCCAGTAGCCAATAATCCTCCTACAACAGCGATTATAATACCAGTAGCCATAGATCCTTTTTCAGGAGCGCCGTCTTTTCCAGTTGATTTTTCAAATTTTTCTCTAATAAGACCTGCTTGACCATTGGCAAAAACCCCAATCAGTACTACAAAAAGTCCTGATAGAATAAGTGTTAATTTATTTGTTGGGGGCAATCCCTCTACAACGAAAGGCAATAAGGATCCTACCAAAATAATCGTTCCGATAAACAAAGAAAAACCTAAAGACAAACCAATGTGATTAATGGCTTTTCCCCACATCATTACTCCTGTTCCCCATAAGAAACTAGCTAGAGCCATTTTGACCAAAATTTCAGTTGGCATGTTCAAAAAGATTTCCGAAAAACCCGTAATTAGCGATGCAGAGGCAATAATGGGAACTACAAACATGGTCAACAAGAAGAATAAACTCCAGGTGTTCTCATATTTAAAATCTTTTGTAAATTTTTCTGGTAGCGCATAAAGCCCTAACATCAATCCGGCGAAAATTGCCAAAAACATTCCTTCAGTCATGTATTTATTTTTTTTGGTTGTTAATTAAATTTTTAAAAGGAAAATTTAAAAATCGTTTCACTTTGAAAATCTTCTTCCTTTTTGGTAATTGATT
The sequence above is a segment of the Flavobacterium sp. genome. Coding sequences within it:
- a CDS encoding sugar-binding domain-containing protein; amino-acid sequence: MKCITFFISLFWILGSYAQPNTTLSLEDSSQQMLDLSGYKWRFKMMAPGEGVKKGLHKLPAEDIETLVWNNAKVPGDVYTDLWKAGVIEDPHFGRNSVKAQWVQQYEWWYALQFSITEGIENQMVDLVFESVDYSCEVWLNGHYLGKHEGVFSPFSFNVNDYLRIHKWDFLKGRNMLVVKLDTPPQVNAFVAGKKTPWFGDYWRDITPIGIVGPVKLIRTGKIRFKDVYANNKINKDGSADVSLEITVENTNPVAKECSFEAVLNGKNFKMKEEKVVLKKTISPGTHKVIQKIHLKDAKLWWPWDLGDQNLYIAKIAIKDGKLNQDVNETTFGIREVTSKWNPGFVKDVDVSFPRSTYINGKFHFIRSACWGGPPNIFVGRTEISDYKELIRLAKEMNMNNIRIFGWHPPEIPEFYRYCDEMGMTVWQDIIPLGTGNIPSDEKNLAEIFNEGVKVVVARRNHPSLIMMEGGEEMMFRTRDPKFGRQFLERLGDSLQAHVNLPYVPDSPMTDHVGQQAGFKPKEAVHALRYFYEMGRWLHEDWYQTNANGFPIVPEFAITSVPSVESLKKFIPENEMWPPGLSWGHHWADLTHLRMQNWDVFNSEMKGSLEEFVNATQDAQGIIFQNGIEHFRRDKPSLSGIALCHYITYGPDMKWAIVDNYRKPKNSYYFVQKAYQPLLVNFEFKKRRWDTKEAFIGNIWIINDFYKEYKDCKVKFEMKDDSGAVISTKNFEVSKIEENSAKSFFPINEKVLKTVKSKFFVNLELTDKLGKVISKNDYFFLIGDQKEATKYFNEWQKLRLKEENDNGGYGSYYHYFKEFTGEDGKRYESQIQNPRATGFENDKNN
- a CDS encoding L-rhamnose/proton symporter RhaT; amino-acid sequence: MTEGMFLAIFAGLMLGLYALPEKFTKDFKYENTWSLFFLLTMFVVPIIASASLITGFSEIFLNMPTEILVKMALASFLWGTGVMMWGKAINHIGLSLGFSLFIGTIILVGSLLPFVVEGLPPTNKLTLILSGLFVVLIGVFANGQAGLIREKFEKSTGKDGAPEKGSMATGIIIAVVGGLLATGFSYANAVGRPYLHEACQAHGNAEWITAVAVMFPIFISGGVVMTAYFIGQLSTKKAWVNFKTPAFSQNFILILVMAVFHYAASALFAYAAFKLGSSGNTVGYAIFNTSCVVTAIMSGIVTGEWRNASDKARNFLYVGLACMVIGIVIVAFGNGVA